CTGCAGAAGTtcaaatatatatgtaGCAAATGAGTGTGACTTACttaaaaattggtttttgatcaagaaataaaatcctttggtgctttttcttttttatgtCTAGCCTTGTTGAATGTATTTTTCCATCACAATGTTGATCTTGTCTACTCAATAACACACTAGACTATGTTAAGTACACTTGCCCTTGCCCAATCTGCAATCGGACATcgtattttatttttgcatACTGAATTTACGTGTATTCGTAGTTTCACGAGTTAACGATTTTCGAATATCCAACTCTCATTGAACTTATAATAATCCGTAATcctttaccttttttttgattacAAGTGTCTAATTAAGTTTTCTAAATCAAGAGAAATCAAAGATACAagcaaagctttttttcttacgTACAATGAAGGGTTTAGGTCTAAGTACGAGAACCTTTAATTGGAGCTCACTTTCTTCCATTCTTTTACCAAGAATTCCTTTAGCTACTACAAAAGCCGATTCCTTGATTTTGGCTGTTCGTCACGATAAACAAGTTTTTTCTGAAGATTATCGACAAGTTGTTGACCAGTATTTTGAAACATctcccaaaaaaaatgacatTCGTCTCTTTTGGAACACTCAGGGTTTTGTTCGTCTTGCCATAGTCCAGCTTGAAGAAAACGTTTCTGAAAAGTCCGTTCGTTCAGCTGCTGCAGAGGCAGCTAAGATTTTAAAGTCGAATGGTGCAAAGTCGATAGCTGTCGATGGTATGGGTTTTCCCAAGGATGCTGCCTTGGGTGCTGCCTTGGCCACGTACGATTTTTCTCTTCGTAGAGACCATTTGAGCGTCTATCAAGATGAAAAGGTggttgaaaaggaaaatttatttacctCTCCTGCTCCTGAAAGGTTAACTTTCCAATTGCTTAGCAACACATCTGAGAAGAAAACTGCAACCGCAGAGGAGAATGCTTTTAAGGTAGGTTTGATTGAAGCAGCTGCTCAAAACTTGGCTCGTTCTCTTATGGAATGTCCTGCTAATTACATGACTTCTCTTCAATTTTGTCATTTTGCTCAAGAGTTATTCCAAAATTCCTCAAAGGTTAAAGTATTCGTTCACGATGAGAAGTGGATTGATGAGCAAAAGATGAACGGTTTACTTACCGTGAATGCTGGTTCCGATATTCCACCTCGTTTCTTAGAAGTACAATACATtggtaaagaaaaatcaaaagatgATGGATGGCTTGGTTTAGTTGGAAAAGGTGTAACGTTTGACAGCGGTGGTATCAGTATCAAGCCTTCTCAAAACATGAAGGAGATGCGTGCTGATATGGGTGGTGCTGCTGTTATGCTTTCCTCTATTTATGCCTTGGAACAACTTTCCATCCCCGTGAATGCCGTGTTTGTTACCCCTTTAACTGAGAATCTTCCTTCTGGCTCTGCTGCTAAGCCAGGAGATGTTATTTTTATGCGCAACGGTCTTAGTGTAGAAATTGATAACACTGACGCTGAGGGTCGTCTTATTCTTGCCGATGCAGTTCACTATGTCTCTTCTCAGTATAAGACCAAGGCTGTGATTGAAGCCAGCACATTAACTGGTGCTATGCTAGTAGCCCTCGGTAATGTATTTACTGGTGCATTTGTTCAAGGAGAAGAGTTGTGGAAGAATCTTGAAACTGCTTCCCATGATGCTGGAGACCTTTTCTGGCGTATGCCATTTCACGAGGCTTACCTCAAGCAACTTACAAGTTCTTCAAATGCTGATTTGTGCAATGTTAGTCGTGCCGGTGGTGGTTGTTGTACAGCGGCTGCCTTTATTAAATGCTTCTTAGCCCAGAAAGATTTGTCTTTTGCTCATTTAGACATTGCCGGAGTTATGGATAAGCAGCTTAATTCTTGGGATTGTGACGGCATGAGCGGACGCCCAGTTCGCACTATTATTGAAGTCGCTCGCAAGTATTagcttatttattttcttggCTATATGTGCAAACTTTAtgtttttacttatttacTGTTGATTACACCAATCTCATTTTTCAATGTCCTTGTTAAGTGTATGTCAATGATATGTAGCTATCAtgattttattctttttaatactGTTTTCCACAACCGTTCATAACGGTTGTAAGGACCGAGTCTTTCTGATGGCTCTGGTTCtgtttcctttaaaaataaaatcaattcgGTTGAAGTCTCATGTTGTTAAATTTCACTTTCGAAGTagcgaattttttttttctattttgaatatagatttgtttattaaatgtaGTAATCAATTTACTCATGACTATTACTTTTGTCAAACAAAATCATAATACAAAACTAAATCTTTAAAGGTAGAATATTCTCCTGTGCGAGTTTACAATACTTTGGGATATGatcaaatcaattttttttagatatctgttgaaatttttataacagtaattttgtattatttatCATACTATTTATTAGCGTTACCTGCCCTCTTAAATGTACACATCATGTGGGGGTGGGGGAACCAGTGCTGGAGATCACTTCTTGCTATACCGTTTGGCTCATGGCAACTATTGAGGATAGCAAGGAGCGTTACAATTTGCAAATCAATATGATAAACAGAAAAACAACAAGTTGAAGCTTAACACTGTAGCAATataacaatgaaaaaaataatcagaATTAAAGCAAGAAGCCTATAAATGGTCCATCAATTGTGAAATCGATATTGCTAGATGTCAGGCAAATCGTGAACTCGGTTGAAAAATGTCGTTAATATTCATGTGAAATCATAATTACAGCAATATGTTCAAAGACTTTTGGATACTTTATAATAATGAGGATTCTATTTTTGAGTGGTCACATGGTCTCGTAACCATGAGGTACGCCTTACTTTTACGGACGAAACAATATTTCACATTCAGCTCTCAATGTTAAGTATCCAAACAAACATGGTACAAACCAATAAAGCATGTAAATTAATAAGCTTGAAATAAGGAATAGTCATTAAATTCAGTTTAGACATAATGTAAAAGGTATCAATTTTGTCTTTGGTATAGATACAATTAAGAATTTCGAGACGGAACGTTCGGTGATGTAGAGTTTTCATAATAATTTCTGCAGTTGCTTACACTAACCGAAGAATCGTCCAGTATAAACTGCTGACGATGCCttaaatcaataattgCAAATTGCATAGTTGACGTTTTCCCGGGTGGCACATAGTGAGATTTGAGTCGAATAATGAAATAGCCTCTGACGAGTGGTTTCGTACCAAgagtttcaaaaagaataatCCACATTAACTCAATGTATCATTGATGACGGAATGTTGCTTATATAGCCAGAGTAACCCTGCTCTGAAGCATCTAAGGTTATAtctttttaacttttaGCTAGCAAACTCACTTGTTCCTTTAAGTTCAGAAAGTATCTGCTGGTTATTCAACAGATAATTATCTTGCGAAAAAGGAATACACACTCAGCATTGTAATTTGTTGAGTATATTTCACAAGCACATTAAATTGCATTATCAAACATGAGTGGGGATATTTTAGTCGGTGAATATCTATTCAAAAGGCTTGAACAATTAGGGGTCAAGTCCATTCTTGGTGTTCCAGGAGATTTCAATTTAGCTCTACTTGACTTAATTGAGAAAGTTGGAGATGAGAAATTTCGTTGGGTTGGCAATACCAATGAGTTGAATGGTGCTTATGCCGCTGATGGTTATGCTCGTGTTAATGGTCTTTCAGCCATTGTTACAACGTTCGGCGTGGGAGAGCTTTCCGCTATTAATGGAGTGGCAGGTTCTTATGCGGAGCATGTCCCAGTAGTTCATATTGTTGGAATGCCTTCCACAAAGGTGCAAGATACTGGAGCTTTGCTTCATCATACTTTAGGAGATGGAGACTTTCGCACTTTCATGGATATGTTTAAGAAAGTTTCTGCCTACAGTATAATGATCGATAACGGAAACGATGCAGCTGAAAAGATCGATGAAGCCTTGTCGATTTGTTATAAAAAGGCTAGGCCTGTTTACATTGGTATTCCTTCTGATGCTGGCTACTTCAAAGCATCTTCATCAAATCTTGGGAAAAGACTAAAGCTCGAGGAGGATACTAACGATCCAGCAGTTGAGCAAGAAGTCATCAATCATATCTCGGAAATGGTTGTCAATGCAAAGAAACCAGTGATTTTAATTGACGCTTGTGCTGTAAGACATCGTGTCGTTCCAGAAGTACATGAGCTGATTAAATTGACCCATTTCCCTACATATGTAACTCCCATGGGTAAATCTGCAATTGACGAAACTTCGCAATTTTTTGACGGCGTTTATGTTGGTTCAATTTCAGATCCTGAAGTTAAAGACAGAATTGAATCCACTGATCTGTTGCTATCCATCGGTGCTCTCAAATCAGACTTTAACACGGGTTCCTTCTCTTACCACCTCAGCCAAAAGAATGCCGTTGAGTTTCATTCAGACCACATGCGCATTCGATATGCTCTTTATCCAAATGTAGCCATGAAGTATATTCTTCGCAAACTGTTGAAAGTACTTGATGCTTCTATGTGTCATTCCAAGGCTGCTCCTACCATTGGCTACAACATCAAGCCTAAGCATGCGGAAGGATATTCTTCCAACGAGATTACTCATTGCTGGTTTTGGCCTAAATTTagtgaatttttgaagccCCGAGATGTTTTGATCACCGAGACTGGAACTGCAAACTTTGGTGTCCTTGATTGCAGGTTTCCAAAGGATGTAACAGCCATTTCCCAGGTATTATGGGGATCTATTGGATACTCCGTTGGTGCAATGTTTGGTGCTGTTTTGGCCGTCCACGATTCTAAAGAGCCCGATCGTCGTACCATTCTTGTAGTAGGTGATGGATCCTTACAACTGACGATTACAGAGATTTCAACCTGCATTCGCCATAACCTCAAAccaattattttcataattaACAACGACGGTTACACCATTGAGCGTTTAATTCATGGTTTGCATGCTAGCTATAACGAAATTAACACTAAATGGGGCTACCAACAGATTCCCAAGTTTTTCGGAGCTGCTGAAAACCACTTCCGCACTTACTGTGTTAAAACTCCTACTGACGTTGAAAAGTTGTTTAGCGACAAGGAGTTTGCAAATGCAGATGTCATTCAAGTAGTTGAGCTTGTAATGCCTATGTTGGATGCACCTCGTGTCCTAGTTGAGCAAGCCAAGTTGACGTCTAAGATCAATAAGCAATGAGCAAGCTATTGAGAGTGGAATTGGCAAACAAAGTTTCCTTTGatttatatgttttttatgATAAGCCCATTCAATTCATATAGTCTTTTAGTATAATGATTagttattaaatttatgtttAAAGCAACTTTttagtttaaaatttttcaagtcAAGTTAGGGTGTacgtaaacaaacaatacCTTGGAAGCAATGAATGAAAAGGTAGAGTTAATCCAAACAATGTGGAAACCAGTTTCCTTGCATCTACTTACTAGTTTCGCAGAAAAATTGCTAAACTGCTTAAAAGCCAACTTTAACATTCTTATTTCTTACATAGGAGCTACCGTTCCATTCACATTGTGATATGCTAAGAATTTATtagttttacaaaaattgggTGATTCTACTATTTAATACAGTGGTTTTGTAACGTAATGAAATTATAACGCTCGTTTATTACGATTTCCTAGGTAATGTAGCGGGTAAAGGCAATTGACTGATATTATGTATCACTCTATCACAGCAACGGACGAACGGTTTGCGTTGTTGTTTATAAATGGTTCTGCAACGCAGCTTCTGACTTTGACACTCTACACCACACCATACTTCAGCGCTCTATTCTTTCGCATAGGAAGGTAAGCTGCATTTCGTGGCGTTTGGTaccttgaaaaaatatattttggTTAATATTCGTtggctttttcttttaattcttgCTACTAATTCCAAGAATTGTGTAAGTATAGGAAGAGGCTGTGTTGATCGGTTAGTTTCGTAATTTCGGCATACTAGTGATTCCTAAAATACCGACTACTAATAATTATAAAGCTTAGATCACTTCTTTGGCTAAAGTAATTAAACCAGGAAGTCTTAAAATTCCGCTTTTTAGCATCCTAAAAATTTCCCCGTCATTTCTCAAAAGTGTTAAACGCGTGAATGTTCTCAAAGctctgttttcttttctttgctttttgaacGGCTTTGTCTTtgcattaatttttgtGACGCGTTTTGTGCCTCCAATAGGTAATTAATCTAAATCCGTTTAAAAAGTTGTAGGtgactttttattttattacgTTTTgctttcataaaaaaatccatttCCTTCTGTGCGTTGCATATTCATTAATATATCACTTTGATATACATTAAGGTGAATTAGAAATTATTGAGCTCCTCTCCCTTTGTTATTATTTCACGCTTTTTCTCAGGCCCACTTATAGTCCTCTgaggaattttttatctttttttttaaaataccaACTCAGTTTTTGTCGAGtgattcttcttttttattcattcattCGGTTAACTAAGTTCCctatattattttgttttctacTACAAGCATTacgttttgtttttcagtGAGCTTGTTTCGCATCTCTGACCAAAAGGAAGCAAATTGACGGCTAGTGTATTTTTGACTCGTCACATTCTTTTGTCTATCTTTGccaatttttcaaattattatatatcTTCGAGATTAACCTCCATTCTTTAGGCTTATTCTCGTAATTTCCTTCTCAATTGAgttcaattttattaatattgaTTTCATCtgatatattttttccttgGACTTTTTCTAGATTATATTTGTTTGCGCGCAATTTACTTATTAAATATGCCTGAAGGAGCCGGTAGACCGTGGAATCTCACAGAACTTGAAGAAGAGAAGTTGAAGACTATGTGGAGTTATTTGTTTAAGCTCTTCGGCATTACTTTACTCGAAAGAACTGAATCTTGGTACACAGTGAAGACACACTTATCTGATGATTC
This portion of the Schizosaccharomyces pombe strain 972h- genome assembly, chromosome: I genome encodes:
- the pdc202 gene encoding pyruvate decarboxylase: MSGDILVGEYLFKRLEQLGVKSILGVPGDFNLALLDLIEKVGDEKFRWVGNTNELNGAYAADGYARVNGLSAIVTTFGVGELSAINGVAGSYAEHVPVVHIVGMPSTKVQDTGALLHHTLGDGDFRTFMDMFKKVSAYSIMIDNGNDAAEKIDEALSICYKKARPVYIGIPSDAGYFKASSSNLGKRLKLEEDTNDPAVEQEVINHISEMVVNAKKPVILIDACAVRHRVVPEVHELIKLTHFPTYVTPMGKSAIDETSQFFDGVYVGSISDPEVKDRIESTDLLLSIGALKSDFNTGSFSYHLSQKNAVEFHSDHMRIRYALYPNVAMKYILRKLLKVLDASMCHSKAAPTIGYNIKPKHAEGYSSNEITHCWFWPKFSEFLKPRDVLITETGTANFGVLDCRFPKDVTAISQVLWGSIGYSVGAMFGAVLAVHDSKEPDRRTILVVGDGSLQLTITEISTCIRHNLKPIIFIINNDGYTIERLIHGLHASYNEINTKWGYQQIPKFFGAAENHFRTYCVKTPTDVEKLFSDKEFANADVIQVVELVMPMLDAPRVLVEQAKLTSKINKQ
- the ysp2 gene encoding peptidase family M17 cytoplasmic leucyl aminopeptidase yspII (LAP yspII); the encoded protein is MKGLGLSTRTFNWSSLSSILLPRIPLATTKADSLILAVRHDKQVFSEDYRQVVDQYFETSPKKNDIRLFWNTQGFVRLAIVQLEENVSEKSVRSAAAEAAKILKSNGAKSIAVDGMGFPKDAALGAALATYDFSLRRDHLSVYQDEKVVEKENLFTSPAPERLTFQLLSNTSEKKTATAEENAFKVGLIEAAAQNLARSLMECPANYMTSLQFCHFAQELFQNSSKVKVFVHDEKWIDEQKMNGLLTVNAGSDIPPRFLEVQYIGKEKSKDDGWLGLVGKGVTFDSGGISIKPSQNMKEMRADMGGAAVMLSSIYALEQLSIPVNAVFVTPLTENLPSGSAAKPGDVIFMRNGLSVEIDNTDAEGRLILADAVHYVSSQYKTKAVIEASTLTGAMLVALGNVFTGAFVQGEELWKNLETASHDAGDLFWRMPFHEAYLKQLTSSSNADLCNVSRAGGGCCTAAAFIKCFLAQKDLSFAHLDIAGVMDKQLNSWDCDGMSGRPVRTIIEVARKY